One segment of Microbacterium arborescens DNA contains the following:
- a CDS encoding DUF1697 domain-containing protein: protein MATHLGFLRAINLGATRVFPKGDIRRVTEGVGFDDVATHINTGNIRFETRMRSRAKIERTLERAYAVDRGFDVPTITFRADEFAALAAEALAVSDANPGLARHYVYLLKDELDADTVDRVEALAAPSGRMLVRGRAVHALLEPGYRDGTVDPLGAAKLLGVATNRNLGVVTTLAERWC from the coding sequence GTGGCCACACATCTCGGGTTCCTGCGGGCGATCAACCTCGGCGCGACGCGCGTGTTCCCGAAGGGCGACATCCGCCGCGTGACCGAGGGCGTCGGCTTCGATGACGTCGCCACGCACATCAACACCGGCAACATCCGATTCGAGACGCGGATGCGCTCCCGGGCGAAGATCGAGCGGACCCTCGAGCGGGCGTACGCGGTCGACCGGGGGTTCGACGTTCCGACGATCACGTTCCGGGCCGATGAGTTCGCCGCGCTCGCCGCTGAGGCGCTCGCGGTGAGCGACGCGAACCCGGGCCTGGCCCGTCACTACGTCTACCTGCTCAAGGACGAGCTCGATGCCGACACCGTCGACCGGGTCGAAGCCCTCGCCGCTCCCTCCGGGCGCATGCTCGTGCGGGGTCGCGCGGTCCATGCGCTCCTCGAACCCGGGTACCGCGACGGCACCGTCGACCCGTTGGGCGCGGCGAAGCTCCTCGGTGTCGCGACCAACCGCAACCTCGGCGTCGTCACGACCCTCGCCGAACGGTGGTGCTGA
- a CDS encoding excinuclease ABC subunit UvrA produces the protein MAAASAEIVADSHEVIRVRGARENNLDDVDVDVPKRRLTVFTGVSGSGKSSLVFGTIAAESRRLINETYPTFVQQFMAQIGRPDVDSLENISPAIIVDQERMGANARSTVGTATDVHAMLRVLFSRIGEPFVGSPQAFSFNVPSVSGAGEITIAVGGDAGREQRRSFQVTGGMCPDCEGLGEVSDVDIDELVDRSKSLNEGAIQVPGYNADGWMVRGYSESGLLDPDKPIAEYSDAELADFLYKEPTKVKIQSINMTYEGLVPRITKSMLQKDRDALQPHVRAFVERAVKFMPCSACGGTRLNAGARSAKIAGASIADAAAMQITDLADWLGAIDAPAVEPLLAGLRATVQSFIDIGLGYLSLDRSSGTLSGGEAQRTKMIRHLGSSLTDVTYVFDEPTAGLHPHDVQRMNELLRGLRDKGNTVLVVEHKPEVIEVADHVIDLGPGAGRHGGRIQFTGSVAELRASGTLTGRHLDHRAQLKPTVRASTGVIEIRGATANNLKSVDVDVPLGTLTVVTGVAGSGKSSLIHGSLAGREGVVVVDQSPIRGNRRSSPATYTGLLDPIRSAFAKANGVKPALFSANSQGACPACKGLGVIVTKLGITASVETECDVCQGSGFSPEVLQYTLDGRTIADVLALSAAEAAEALPARVAGGILSRLIDVGLGYITLGQALSTLSGGERQRLKLAISMATSGSVYILDEPTTGLHLADVDNLLALLDRLVGAGNSVIVIEHHQAVMAHADHIIDIGPGAGRDGGQVVFEGSPADLVAAADTLTAQHLRRYVATSAAPER, from the coding sequence ATGGCCGCCGCATCCGCTGAGATCGTCGCCGATTCGCACGAGGTCATCCGCGTCCGAGGCGCGCGCGAGAACAACCTCGACGATGTCGACGTCGACGTCCCGAAGCGACGTCTCACGGTGTTCACCGGGGTGAGCGGCTCGGGCAAGTCCTCGCTCGTGTTCGGCACGATCGCCGCCGAGTCGCGGCGTCTCATCAACGAGACCTATCCCACCTTCGTGCAGCAGTTCATGGCGCAGATCGGGCGGCCCGACGTCGACTCGCTCGAGAACATCAGCCCCGCGATCATCGTCGACCAGGAGCGGATGGGCGCGAACGCGCGCTCGACCGTGGGCACGGCGACCGATGTCCACGCGATGCTGCGCGTGCTGTTCAGCCGCATCGGCGAACCGTTCGTAGGGTCGCCGCAGGCGTTCTCGTTCAACGTGCCCTCGGTGTCCGGCGCCGGCGAGATCACCATCGCCGTGGGCGGCGATGCGGGCCGCGAGCAGCGACGGTCGTTCCAGGTGACGGGTGGCATGTGCCCCGACTGCGAAGGTCTCGGCGAAGTGAGCGACGTGGACATCGATGAACTCGTCGATCGGTCGAAGTCTCTCAACGAGGGGGCCATCCAGGTTCCGGGCTACAACGCCGACGGCTGGATGGTGCGCGGGTACAGCGAGTCGGGTCTGCTCGATCCCGACAAGCCGATCGCCGAGTACTCGGATGCCGAGCTCGCGGACTTCCTCTACAAAGAGCCCACGAAGGTCAAGATCCAGAGCATCAACATGACCTACGAGGGGCTCGTGCCCCGGATCACGAAATCGATGCTGCAGAAGGATCGCGACGCGTTGCAGCCCCACGTCCGGGCTTTCGTCGAGCGTGCGGTGAAGTTCATGCCGTGCTCGGCATGCGGCGGAACGAGACTCAACGCGGGCGCGCGCTCGGCGAAGATCGCCGGCGCGAGCATCGCGGACGCCGCGGCGATGCAGATCACCGATCTGGCCGACTGGCTCGGGGCGATCGACGCCCCCGCCGTCGAGCCGTTGCTGGCCGGCCTGCGAGCCACCGTGCAGTCCTTCATCGACATCGGCCTCGGCTATCTCTCGCTCGACCGCTCATCGGGAACGCTGTCGGGCGGCGAAGCTCAGCGGACGAAGATGATCCGGCATCTCGGGTCGAGCCTGACGGATGTCACCTACGTCTTCGACGAACCGACCGCGGGTCTTCATCCGCACGACGTCCAGCGCATGAACGAGCTGCTGCGGGGGCTCCGAGACAAGGGCAACACCGTGCTCGTCGTCGAGCACAAGCCCGAAGTCATCGAAGTCGCCGATCACGTCATCGACCTCGGTCCCGGGGCGGGACGCCATGGCGGGCGGATCCAGTTCACCGGATCCGTCGCCGAGTTGCGGGCATCCGGCACCCTGACGGGGCGGCACCTCGACCACCGGGCTCAGCTCAAGCCGACGGTGCGGGCGTCGACCGGCGTCATCGAGATCCGTGGAGCGACCGCCAACAACCTCAAGTCGGTCGACGTCGACGTCCCGCTCGGCACCCTCACGGTCGTCACCGGGGTCGCCGGCTCGGGGAAGTCGTCGCTCATCCACGGCAGCCTCGCGGGGCGGGAGGGAGTCGTCGTCGTCGACCAGTCGCCCATCCGAGGCAATCGTCGCAGCAGCCCGGCGACGTACACGGGCCTGCTCGATCCGATCCGGTCGGCGTTCGCGAAGGCCAACGGGGTCAAGCCGGCTCTCTTCAGTGCCAACTCGCAGGGGGCGTGCCCGGCGTGCAAGGGGCTGGGGGTCATCGTCACGAAGCTCGGCATCACCGCATCCGTCGAGACCGAGTGCGACGTGTGCCAGGGGTCGGGGTTCAGTCCCGAGGTCCTCCAGTACACCCTCGACGGGCGAACCATCGCAGACGTGCTCGCGCTGAGCGCAGCCGAGGCGGCCGAGGCGCTGCCCGCACGTGTGGCGGGCGGCATCCTCTCGCGTCTGATCGATGTCGGCCTCGGTTACATCACGCTCGGCCAGGCGCTCAGCACACTCTCCGGCGGGGAACGACAGCGGCTGAAGCTCGCGATCTCGATGGCCACGTCGGGTTCGGTGTACATCCTCGACGAGCCGACGACGGGCCTGCATCTCGCCGACGTCGACAACCTCCTCGCCCTGCTCGACCGGCTCGTCGGCGCCGGCAACTCCGTCATCGTCATCGAGCACCATCAGGCGGTCATGGCGCACGCCGATCACATCATCGACATCGGTCCCGGTGCCGGGCGTGACGGCGGGCAGGTCGTGTTCGAGGGGTCGCCGGCCGACCTCGTGGCGGCCGCCGACACACTCACCGCGCAGCATCTGCGGCGCTACGTCGCGACGAGCGCGGCGCCGGAGCGGTGA
- a CDS encoding DNA-3-methyladenine glycosylase I: MALDLITGPDGLDRCGWVGDDAEYRRYHDEEWGRPLHGDRALFEKLSLEGFQAGLSWITILRKRPRFREVFAGFEPVRVAAFGATEIAALMADAGIIRNRAKIEATISNARLLLDVADGEFDELMWSFAPEAGRPRPATLADVPPVTTESEAMSKALRRRGFRFVGPTTMYALMQSTGMVDDHVEGCHRTLALDVAKPHNGEVRTERMSDGRRIR; this comes from the coding sequence ATGGCGCTCGACCTCATCACCGGACCCGACGGCCTGGACCGCTGCGGCTGGGTGGGTGACGACGCCGAGTACCGCCGCTACCACGACGAAGAGTGGGGTCGCCCGCTTCACGGCGACCGTGCGCTGTTCGAGAAGCTGAGCCTCGAAGGGTTCCAAGCGGGGCTCAGCTGGATCACGATCCTGCGCAAGCGCCCGCGCTTCCGCGAGGTCTTCGCCGGCTTCGAGCCGGTGCGTGTGGCGGCATTCGGTGCGACGGAGATCGCGGCTCTCATGGCGGACGCCGGCATCATCCGCAACCGGGCGAAGATCGAGGCCACCATCTCGAACGCGCGGCTGCTGCTCGACGTCGCCGACGGCGAGTTCGACGAGCTCATGTGGTCGTTCGCTCCTGAGGCGGGCCGGCCTCGCCCCGCGACACTGGCCGACGTGCCGCCGGTGACGACGGAGTCCGAGGCGATGAGCAAGGCACTGCGCCGCCGTGGCTTCCGATTCGTCGGTCCGACGACGATGTACGCGCTCATGCAATCGACCGGCATGGTCGACGACCACGTCGAGGGATGCCACCGAACCCTCGCCCTCGACGTCGCGAAGCCCCACAATGGGGAGGTCCGCACCGAGAGGATGTCCGATGGCCGCCGCATCCGCTGA
- the recQ gene encoding DNA helicase RecQ produces the protein MSREQQPRDVDPYADLDWNPDEFAPPEDFDAPPPPEFDGYGAAVARATRDRAAAPESSAPARRAAAPARTAHPGATAAPAAVLSLARRDFVGTDPRAVLKEVFGYDDFRGDQGDIVSHVIGGGDAVVLMPTGGGKSITYQVPALVRPGTGLVVSPLIALMHDQVDALIANGVRAAYLNSTQSPGERAGVEQAYLAGELDLLYVAPERLSVPQTTQLLQRGALSVIAIDEAHCVSQWGHDFRPDYLSLGDLDERFPGVPRMALTATATRATHQELTERLRLPQARHFVASFDRPNIQYRIEPKVDPRRQLVTFIRSMPEGSAGIVYALSRKSVEQTADYLAAQGLDALPYHAGLPAEMRAAHQSRFLREDGVVMVATIAFGMGIDKPDVRFVAHIDLPKSVEGYYQETGRAGRDGEASIAWMAYGLGDVVQQRRLIDQSPGDRTFKMRMGQHLDAMLALCETVACRRQNLLGYFGQDSEPCGNCDTCLTPPDTWDGLIPAQKLLSTIIRLQRERNQSFGAGHLVDILRGASTERIRQQRHDELATYGLGSDLSDQDWRSVIRQLLARGILVARGEYGVLAVGDAGAPVLKGETGVPLRRDVLGRGQNSGGSRVRKAAAAEQVAEGDRDLFEALRAWRAEQAREQGVPAYIVFGDATLRALADRRPRTSADLEGITGIGAKKREAYGDAVLAVVASH, from the coding sequence GTGAGTCGAGAGCAGCAGCCCCGGGATGTCGATCCCTACGCCGACCTCGACTGGAACCCCGACGAGTTCGCGCCACCCGAAGACTTCGACGCACCGCCGCCGCCCGAGTTCGACGGGTACGGCGCCGCTGTCGCCCGCGCCACTCGCGACCGCGCTGCAGCCCCTGAGTCGAGCGCCCCAGCCCGCCGGGCCGCAGCCCCGGCCCGCACCGCACACCCGGGCGCGACCGCAGCTCCCGCCGCCGTCCTCTCCCTCGCCCGTCGCGACTTCGTCGGGACCGACCCGCGCGCGGTGCTCAAAGAGGTCTTCGGCTACGACGACTTCCGCGGCGACCAGGGCGACATCGTCTCGCATGTCATCGGTGGCGGGGATGCCGTCGTCCTCATGCCCACCGGCGGAGGCAAGTCGATCACCTACCAGGTGCCCGCGCTCGTGCGCCCGGGCACCGGCCTCGTCGTCAGTCCGCTCATCGCGCTCATGCACGATCAGGTCGACGCTCTGATCGCCAACGGCGTGCGCGCCGCCTATCTGAACTCCACGCAGTCTCCGGGCGAACGCGCGGGCGTCGAGCAGGCCTACCTCGCGGGCGAGCTCGACCTGCTCTACGTGGCGCCCGAGCGCTTGAGCGTGCCGCAGACGACGCAGCTGCTGCAGCGCGGAGCCCTGAGCGTCATCGCGATCGACGAGGCGCACTGCGTCTCGCAGTGGGGCCACGACTTCCGGCCCGACTACCTTTCCCTCGGCGACCTCGACGAGCGGTTCCCCGGGGTGCCGCGTATGGCCCTCACCGCGACTGCCACCCGCGCAACGCACCAGGAGCTGACCGAGCGGCTTCGGCTGCCGCAGGCGCGTCACTTCGTCGCGAGCTTCGACCGGCCCAACATCCAGTACCGCATCGAACCCAAGGTCGATCCGCGGCGACAGCTCGTCACGTTCATCCGCTCGATGCCCGAGGGCTCGGCCGGCATCGTCTACGCGCTCAGCCGCAAGTCGGTCGAGCAGACGGCCGACTATCTCGCCGCACAGGGGCTCGACGCGTTGCCGTACCACGCGGGGCTGCCGGCCGAGATGCGTGCTGCCCACCAGTCGCGGTTCCTCCGCGAAGACGGCGTCGTCATGGTCGCGACGATCGCGTTCGGGATGGGCATCGACAAGCCCGACGTCCGGTTCGTGGCCCACATCGACCTCCCGAAGTCCGTCGAGGGGTACTACCAGGAGACGGGCCGAGCCGGGCGCGACGGCGAAGCGTCGATCGCCTGGATGGCCTATGGCCTGGGGGACGTCGTGCAGCAGCGGCGCCTCATCGACCAGAGCCCCGGCGACCGCACCTTCAAGATGCGCATGGGGCAACACCTCGACGCGATGCTCGCCCTGTGTGAAACAGTCGCGTGCCGCCGACAGAATCTGCTCGGCTACTTCGGTCAGGACTCCGAGCCCTGCGGCAACTGCGACACGTGCCTCACGCCGCCCGACACCTGGGATGGTCTGATCCCCGCCCAGAAGCTGCTGTCGACGATCATCCGGCTTCAGCGCGAACGCAATCAGTCGTTCGGCGCCGGCCATCTCGTCGACATCCTGCGCGGCGCGTCGACGGAGCGCATCCGTCAGCAGCGCCACGACGAGCTGGCGACGTACGGCCTCGGCTCCGATCTGTCCGACCAGGACTGGCGCAGCGTCATCCGGCAGCTCCTCGCTCGCGGCATCCTCGTCGCCCGCGGCGAGTACGGTGTGCTCGCGGTCGGCGATGCCGGAGCCCCCGTGCTCAAGGGCGAGACCGGCGTTCCGCTGCGACGCGACGTGCTCGGACGAGGGCAGAACAGCGGCGGCTCGCGGGTGCGCAAGGCTGCTGCGGCCGAGCAGGTGGCCGAGGGCGACCGCGACCTCTTCGAGGCGCTGCGCGCGTGGCGTGCCGAGCAGGCGCGCGAGCAGGGGGTGCCCGCCTACATCGTCTTCGGCGACGCGACCTTGCGCGCCCTCGCCGATCGTCGGCCCCGCACCTCGGCCGACCTCGAGGGAATCACGGGCATCGGCGCCAAGAAACGCGAGGCCTACGGCGACGCCGTGCTGGCCGTCGTCGCGTCGCACTGA
- a CDS encoding acyl-CoA dehydrogenase family protein — translation MTDAAVRPHKPATENRTPAGGAPTAPHTAEEAHEARIDIDAVTDMLLGTWAATRREAREMIKDPVFWQIPGEPMAEHRERVLKQLHLLVERGASGRGYPKEYGGDGDNGANLAGFQELVLADPSLQIKSGVQWGLFGSAIHQLGTKPHHDAWLRDAMEMRLPGAFAMTETGHGSDVAAIGTTATYDPETEEFVIHTPFRGAWKDYLGNAAVHGKAATLFAQLITGGVNYGVHCFFVPLRDDEGNFLPGVGGEDDGVKGGLNGIDNGRLHFDHVRIPRTNLLNRYGDVAPDGTYSSDIASPGRRFFTMLGALVQGRVSLDGSATTASALAEYIAVTYANQRRQFDSGAGTEEVTLLDYGRHQRRLLPRIAQTYAQFFSHDELLQAFDGVFSGRTDTPEGRENLETLAAALKPLSTWNALDTIQECREACGGQGFLAENRMVDLHHDLDVFATFEGDNNVLLQLVGKRLLSDYAKQFKGADARSLAKFAAVSTAERVFHGAGLRRLGQSVADFGQMARSVELGLRAEQQHELLTGRVEQMIADIAAALRPASKMSQQDAAAVFNQHQSELIEAARAHGELLQWEAFAQGVERVGDEGTRQVLVWLRDLFGLTLIERHLAWYLINGRLSTQRAAAVTSYIDRLCARLRPHAQDLVDAFGFAPEHVRAPIASGAEAERQREAHEYFADLAASGNAPVSEKTLAKSGKRGS, via the coding sequence ATGACCGACGCCGCTGTTCGTCCCCACAAGCCCGCAACCGAGAACCGCACCCCCGCCGGGGGAGCTCCGACCGCGCCCCATACCGCGGAGGAGGCGCACGAGGCGCGCATCGACATCGACGCGGTCACCGACATGCTGCTCGGAACCTGGGCGGCGACGCGTCGCGAGGCGCGCGAGATGATCAAGGACCCCGTGTTCTGGCAGATCCCGGGCGAGCCGATGGCTGAGCACCGCGAACGCGTACTCAAGCAGCTCCACCTGCTCGTCGAGCGCGGCGCCTCGGGGCGCGGCTATCCGAAGGAGTACGGCGGCGACGGCGACAACGGCGCGAACCTGGCCGGCTTCCAGGAGCTCGTGCTCGCCGACCCCAGCCTGCAGATCAAGTCCGGCGTGCAGTGGGGCCTCTTCGGCTCGGCCATCCACCAGCTCGGCACGAAGCCCCACCACGACGCGTGGCTGCGCGACGCGATGGAGATGCGCCTGCCGGGTGCGTTCGCGATGACCGAGACCGGGCACGGATCGGATGTCGCTGCCATCGGCACGACCGCCACGTACGACCCCGAGACCGAGGAGTTCGTCATCCATACGCCGTTCCGCGGTGCGTGGAAGGACTACCTGGGCAACGCGGCGGTGCACGGCAAGGCGGCCACCCTCTTCGCTCAGCTCATCACGGGCGGCGTGAACTACGGCGTCCACTGCTTCTTCGTGCCGCTCCGCGATGACGAGGGCAACTTCCTGCCCGGCGTCGGCGGAGAGGACGACGGGGTCAAGGGCGGGCTCAACGGCATCGACAACGGTCGTCTCCACTTCGATCACGTCCGCATCCCGCGCACGAATCTGCTCAACCGCTACGGCGACGTCGCGCCCGACGGCACCTACAGCTCCGACATCGCCAGCCCGGGCCGCCGGTTCTTCACGATGCTCGGCGCACTCGTGCAGGGGCGCGTGTCGCTCGACGGCTCCGCCACGACGGCTTCAGCGCTCGCGGAGTACATCGCCGTGACCTACGCCAACCAGCGCCGCCAGTTCGACTCCGGCGCCGGCACCGAAGAGGTCACCCTGCTCGACTACGGTCGGCACCAGCGCCGTCTGCTGCCGCGGATCGCGCAGACCTACGCGCAGTTCTTCTCGCACGACGAGCTGCTGCAGGCGTTCGACGGCGTGTTCTCGGGCCGCACCGACACCCCGGAGGGGCGCGAGAACCTCGAGACTCTCGCCGCCGCCCTCAAGCCGCTGTCGACGTGGAACGCGCTCGACACGATCCAGGAGTGCCGCGAGGCATGCGGGGGTCAGGGCTTCCTCGCCGAGAACCGCATGGTCGACCTGCACCACGACCTCGATGTCTTCGCCACTTTCGAGGGCGACAACAACGTGCTCCTGCAGCTGGTCGGCAAGAGGCTCCTCAGCGACTACGCCAAGCAGTTCAAGGGCGCCGACGCCAGGTCCCTCGCGAAGTTCGCCGCCGTCTCGACGGCCGAGCGCGTGTTCCACGGTGCCGGTCTTCGCCGCCTCGGTCAGTCGGTAGCCGACTTCGGGCAGATGGCGCGGTCGGTCGAGCTCGGGCTCCGGGCCGAGCAGCAGCACGAACTGCTGACGGGCCGCGTCGAGCAGATGATCGCCGACATCGCCGCCGCTCTCCGTCCCGCGTCGAAGATGTCGCAGCAGGATGCCGCCGCCGTCTTCAACCAGCACCAGTCGGAACTGATCGAGGCCGCACGCGCCCACGGTGAGCTGCTGCAGTGGGAGGCGTTCGCGCAGGGTGTCGAGCGCGTCGGCGACGAGGGCACCCGCCAGGTGCTCGTGTGGCTGCGCGACCTCTTCGGTCTGACCCTCATCGAGCGGCACCTCGCCTGGTACCTGATCAACGGTCGCCTCTCGACTCAGCGGGCAGCCGCCGTCACGAGCTACATCGACCGGCTCTGCGCGCGCCTGCGCCCGCACGCCCAAGATCTTGTCGATGCCTTCGGTTTCGCACCCGAGCACGTCCGCGCTCCCATCGCGTCCGGCGCGGAGGCGGAGCGGCAGCGCGAGGCGCACGAGTACTTCGCCGACCTCGCCGCGTCGGGCAACGCGCCCGTCTCGGAGAAGACGCTCGCGAAGTCGGGAAAGCGGGGCTCCTGA